Proteins encoded within one genomic window of Companilactobacillus sp.:
- a CDS encoding glucosaminidase domain-containing protein — MRKKLLFTSVAILNTMASVAVPTVVSAATADANTDTNTTEQAVKAQQDTQATNENTQESAAPEISADNENVEMTANNNEQKAEILKGSKSDTPDSNIAHSTDISDLGDDQAMPAPMSRMAPSAFINLAGPMAQRSANRYGVYASVMMAQAIIESGWGGSTLSMAPNYNLFGIKGSYNGQSVYMKTAEYSPSYGWYYINAAFRKYPSYEQSFDDNGALLRYNMGSFYRGTWKENTRSYRDATAWLQGRYATAPNYAAVLNNTIATYNLTRFDSAPQGGNTNAAAEAPLNGTFYDMSDIATISNEKGAQLFEQANPDRPVRGMLSKGTDWEITGKCITKNGEVYYRVSANEYIKASDVSVKSDSLTLNGTWSPVDDIGTITNATGAKVYLQADPNHQSRRTLKTNSDWKIIGKSVAENGQTYYQVSAKEFIKAEDVRLKSVTKVITAQNPDGDVVPLLKFKDNGKAETANRGLANGTDWLTDETREFNGHNYYRVSTNEWVLDSHAKVK; from the coding sequence ATGCGAAAGAAACTATTATTCACAAGTGTTGCAATTTTAAATACAATGGCTTCAGTTGCCGTACCTACAGTGGTATCCGCTGCAACAGCCGATGCAAACACAGACACAAATACAACTGAGCAAGCAGTCAAAGCTCAACAAGATACTCAAGCAACTAACGAAAATACTCAAGAATCAGCAGCACCAGAAATTTCAGCAGACAACGAAAATGTTGAAATGACAGCAAATAATAATGAACAAAAAGCCGAAATTCTTAAAGGCTCAAAGTCAGATACACCAGATTCAAACATCGCTCATTCGACAGACATCTCTGATCTAGGCGACGACCAAGCAATGCCTGCACCAATGTCAAGAATGGCACCTAGTGCCTTCATCAATTTAGCCGGACCAATGGCTCAAAGATCAGCTAACAGATACGGCGTTTATGCATCAGTTATGATGGCTCAAGCTATTATCGAATCAGGTTGGGGTGGCTCAACTCTTTCAATGGCACCAAACTACAACTTGTTTGGTATCAAAGGTAGCTACAATGGTCAATCTGTTTATATGAAGACTGCTGAATACAGTCCTAGCTATGGCTGGTACTATATCAATGCCGCTTTCCGTAAGTACCCTAGTTATGAACAATCATTTGATGACAACGGTGCTTTGCTTCGTTACAACATGGGTAGCTTCTATCGTGGTACTTGGAAAGAAAATACACGTTCATACCGGGATGCTACTGCCTGGCTTCAAGGACGTTATGCTACAGCACCTAACTATGCAGCCGTCTTGAACAATACAATCGCAACTTACAACTTAACTAGATTTGATTCTGCTCCACAAGGTGGAAATACTAACGCTGCTGCCGAAGCTCCATTAAACGGTACTTTTTACGATATGAGCGATATCGCTACGATCTCAAACGAAAAGGGAGCTCAACTTTTTGAACAAGCTAACCCTGACCGTCCTGTTCGTGGCATGCTTTCAAAAGGCACTGACTGGGAAATCACTGGTAAATGTATCACTAAGAATGGTGAAGTTTATTACCGAGTTTCCGCTAACGAATATATCAAGGCCTCTGATGTCTCTGTTAAGTCAGACTCACTGACATTAAATGGTACTTGGTCCCCAGTCGACGATATTGGTACGATCACAAATGCGACTGGTGCTAAGGTTTATCTACAAGCTGATCCTAATCACCAATCAAGACGTACATTAAAAACTAACTCTGATTGGAAGATCATTGGTAAGTCAGTTGCCGAAAACGGTCAAACTTACTACCAAGTTTCAGCCAAAGAATTTATCAAAGCTGAAGACGTTCGTCTAAAATCAGTTACTAAAGTTATCACTGCTCAAAATCCAGATGGTGACGTTGTTCCGCTACTTAAATTTAAAGACAACGGCAAAGCTGAAACAGCAAATCGTGGATTAGCTAACGGTACTGACTGGCTAACTGACGAAACTAGAGAATTCAATGGTCACAACTATTACCGCGTTTCTACAAACGAATGGGTATTAGACAGCCACGCTAAAGTTAAATAA
- a CDS encoding MerR family transcriptional regulator, with protein MANYTVQQVAKKMGLTSYTVRYYHDHGLLPFVKRDKNNNRVFDDVDLEWLKMITCLRSTGMPLDQIKHYFDLVIDGEETVPERYQIMLDQQKKTLDEIQELQQHLNTINFKVDHYADIMKSHEPDSFEPSNIREKEANKAKVDSK; from the coding sequence TTGGCAAATTATACTGTTCAACAAGTTGCTAAAAAGATGGGTTTAACTAGTTATACCGTTCGTTACTACCATGACCATGGCTTACTGCCATTCGTAAAACGCGATAAAAATAACAACCGTGTCTTCGACGATGTCGACCTTGAATGGTTGAAAATGATCACCTGCCTTCGTTCGACCGGAATGCCACTTGATCAAATCAAACACTACTTTGATTTAGTAATTGATGGCGAAGAAACTGTTCCTGAACGCTATCAAATCATGCTTGACCAACAAAAGAAAACACTTGATGAAATCCAGGAATTACAACAGCATCTAAATACGATCAACTTTAAGGTCGATCACTATGCTGACATCATGAAAAGCCATGAGCCTGATTCTTTCGAGCCATCAAATATTCGTGAAAAAGAAGCTAATAAAGCAAAAGTTGATAGCAAATAA
- a CDS encoding SDR family NAD(P)-dependent oxidoreductase, translating into MTKVAIITGISSGMGHAAALLFKQNGFEVYGGARRLDRMQDLIEQGIHAQELDMTDKISMRALVDHVVKEEGQIDVLINNAGYGEYGPLEEIPVENAKKQFEVNLFGADQITQLVLPTMRRQHSGRIVNISSIGGDVYTPLGGWYHATKAGVDMWSDVLDLEVKKFGIRSTVVQPGGTDTEWATVALDNARKNLKEDSPYEPLVDKVDKLFGQMGFTATAEDLAKVFYKAATDKKPKRRYFNSASDHAMVIAARSMPNLYKFIISKLV; encoded by the coding sequence ATGACAAAAGTTGCTATTATTACCGGAATCTCATCAGGAATGGGCCACGCAGCTGCACTCCTATTTAAACAAAATGGATTTGAAGTATATGGTGGTGCTCGTCGGCTAGATCGAATGCAGGATTTGATCGAACAAGGAATTCATGCACAAGAGCTGGATATGACCGATAAAATTTCCATGCGAGCTTTGGTTGACCATGTGGTCAAAGAAGAAGGTCAAATTGACGTCTTAATTAACAACGCAGGTTACGGCGAATATGGTCCGCTCGAGGAAATTCCAGTTGAAAATGCTAAGAAGCAATTCGAGGTTAATTTGTTCGGTGCTGACCAAATCACTCAATTGGTGTTGCCAACTATGCGTCGTCAACATTCTGGACGGATCGTTAATATTTCATCAATCGGTGGGGATGTTTATACTCCATTAGGTGGTTGGTATCATGCAACCAAGGCTGGCGTTGATATGTGGAGCGATGTGCTAGACTTAGAAGTTAAAAAATTCGGCATTCGTTCTACTGTAGTTCAACCTGGCGGGACAGACACTGAATGGGCAACGGTTGCCCTAGACAATGCTCGTAAAAATTTGAAGGAAGATTCACCTTACGAACCACTTGTTGATAAGGTAGACAAGCTTTTTGGACAAATGGGATTCACCGCTACTGCTGAAGATTTGGCAAAGGTTTTCTATAAAGCAGCTACTGACAAAAAGCCAAAACGTCGCTACTTTAATTCAGCCAGTGATCATGCAATGGTTATCGCTGCTAGATCAATGCCTAATCTCTATAAGTTCATTATTTCAAAATTAGTCTAA
- a CDS encoding LCP family protein: MKILKRVLIVLLVLLVILAGGGFAFYKANTNALKSIHNTQTSVSDRIDNAKPFSILLLGADTGTDGRIDRGNSDTIMVITVNPKTKKALMYSIPRDTLAEMVGKKPKSVEKINAAYAIGSNKMAKASVSALLNVPIHYTVTINMKALEKTVDFVDGVTIKSPMKVSYDGITVPKGTHHLNGKEALTYARMRYGDPRGDYGRQLRQQQVLQAVISKLKQPKYLSKMPKLISTVGPEVITDMTDKQMNSLPFKYYSVGNNFESKQIKEQTAWINGSSYQVASTAELQKASDTLRKSLDLPTSTVNNTETKLNKYNKKFFSDPDDTDYDDRGLDTTYYTNNTY, translated from the coding sequence ATGAAAATCTTAAAACGAGTTCTAATCGTCCTATTAGTTTTACTGGTAATCCTAGCCGGCGGCGGCTTCGCTTTTTACAAAGCCAACACCAACGCCCTAAAGTCGATCCACAATACGCAAACCAGCGTATCCGACCGCATCGACAACGCAAAACCCTTCTCCATTCTATTATTAGGAGCAGATACCGGAACCGATGGCCGAATCGACCGCGGTAATTCCGATACCATCATGGTCATCACCGTAAATCCCAAAACTAAAAAAGCATTAATGTACTCAATCCCACGTGACACCTTAGCCGAAATGGTTGGTAAAAAGCCAAAGAGTGTTGAAAAAATCAACGCTGCTTATGCCATTGGCTCAAACAAAATGGCCAAAGCATCAGTCAGTGCATTATTAAACGTTCCAATCCACTACACCGTTACTATCAATATGAAAGCTCTTGAAAAAACCGTTGATTTCGTTGATGGCGTAACGATTAAATCACCAATGAAAGTTAGTTACGATGGCATTACCGTTCCCAAAGGAACTCATCATTTAAATGGTAAAGAAGCCCTAACTTATGCCAGAATGAGATACGGAGATCCTCGTGGAGACTACGGACGTCAATTAAGACAACAACAAGTTCTACAAGCTGTCATTTCTAAGTTGAAACAACCTAAGTATCTTTCTAAGATGCCAAAATTGATCAGTACTGTTGGTCCTGAAGTGATCACAGATATGACTGATAAACAAATGAACTCGTTGCCATTCAAATACTATTCAGTTGGAAACAACTTTGAATCTAAACAGATCAAGGAACAAACAGCTTGGATCAACGGCAGTTCTTACCAAGTTGCCTCAACTGCAGAATTACAAAAGGCATCAGATACCTTGAGAAAATCATTGGATCTGCCAACAAGCACAGTTAATAACACTGAAACAAAATTGAATAAATATAATAAGAAGTTTTTCTCAGATCCTGACGATACTGACTATGATGATCGTGGTCTCGATACTACTTATTACACTAATAATACCTATTAA
- a CDS encoding Fur family transcriptional regulator, with protein MATKNVADETLKVLKDNKLRVTPQRHVILSYLASHHNHPSVDTIHAALSKDLPNLGASTIYNTLNTFVERGLVVELQNGDGSTHYDYFGSPHYHAICTNCGKIVDVTYEGFGKDEKAFEKRTADLSGYMISGNHMEVYGLCPECQIKLGIKRAD; from the coding sequence ATGGCTACGAAGAATGTTGCAGATGAAACTTTAAAAGTTTTAAAAGATAACAAATTGCGAGTAACACCACAGCGCCATGTGATCTTATCTTATTTGGCCAGTCACCATAATCACCCATCAGTAGACACGATTCATGCTGCCTTAAGTAAAGATCTTCCCAATTTAGGTGCATCAACCATTTACAACACGTTAAATACGTTTGTAGAAAGAGGATTAGTCGTAGAATTGCAAAACGGAGACGGAAGTACGCATTACGACTATTTCGGTTCCCCACACTACCACGCAATCTGTACAAACTGCGGTAAAATCGTTGACGTAACATATGAGGGATTTGGTAAGGACGAAAAAGCATTTGAAAAGCGCACCGCCGATCTATCAGGCTATATGATTTCAGGCAACCACATGGAAGTTTATGGCTTATGCCCAGAATGTCAGATCAAATTAGGAATCAAACGAGCAGATTAA
- a CDS encoding VIT1/CCC1 transporter family protein codes for MQKAKKNRSLAEKINVMRASVMGANDGIVSVAGIVIGVAGATNSNYAIFLAGIAGMLAGTISMAMGEWVSVSTQRDTERMAIAKESAKLDKNYDEEFEFIKNKYQATGITEELAVKATNEMMAGDAIDTAVRERYGFNPKEKTSAIAAALASMISFPTGSLLPLLSITLFPENIKLISTVIAVVIALVVTGYTAAALGNANKLKAVIRNVVSGLLTMVVTYGIGLLFAH; via the coding sequence ATGCAAAAAGCTAAGAAAAATAGAAGTTTAGCTGAAAAAATCAATGTCATGCGTGCCAGTGTCATGGGCGCTAACGACGGTATCGTTTCAGTTGCCGGTATTGTTATCGGTGTTGCGGGAGCGACAAATAGTAATTACGCCATCTTCCTAGCTGGGATCGCCGGTATGCTAGCCGGTACGATTTCAATGGCGATGGGTGAGTGGGTCTCTGTTTCCACTCAAAGAGATACTGAACGAATGGCGATTGCCAAAGAGTCAGCTAAACTTGATAAGAATTATGATGAAGAGTTCGAATTTATCAAGAACAAGTATCAAGCTACTGGTATTACCGAAGAGTTGGCAGTTAAAGCTACTAACGAAATGATGGCAGGGGATGCAATCGATACTGCTGTCAGAGAAAGATATGGCTTCAATCCGAAAGAAAAGACTAGTGCTATTGCAGCTGCTTTAGCATCAATGATCTCATTTCCAACTGGATCGCTTTTGCCACTTCTTTCCATTACATTGTTCCCTGAAAATATTAAATTGATCTCGACTGTGATTGCGGTCGTTATCGCTTTAGTTGTCACAGGATATACAGCTGCAGCCTTGGGTAATGCTAATAAATTGAAGGCTGTCATTAGAAACGTCGTCTCTGGTCTATTGACCATGGTCGTAACATACGGAATTGGATTGTTATTTGCACACTAA
- a CDS encoding VIT1/CCC1 transporter family protein, whose protein sequence is MKSMSIQKPKKQKQTMAERSNTLRAGVLGSNDGILTVVGVLFSVAVATTNHFTIFIAGLSDLLACAFSMASGEYASVSSQKDTEKAVVEKERELLKTDFESEIDAVANFYINRGVTKATSYNIAKDLMKKDALGTVVRVKYDLELGHYMSPWNAAFSSLVAAASGGIFPLAAMTLLPVGMQWPGTILAVIASVGLTGFLSAKLGDGEVKTAIIRNIIVGIITMIIHYSVGILLK, encoded by the coding sequence ATGAAATCTATGAGTATTCAAAAGCCAAAGAAACAAAAGCAGACAATGGCTGAACGTTCTAACACCCTTCGTGCTGGTGTCTTAGGATCAAATGACGGTATTTTGACCGTTGTTGGTGTCTTGTTCTCTGTTGCTGTTGCAACAACGAACCATTTTACAATTTTTATTGCTGGTCTATCTGACCTATTAGCTTGTGCCTTTTCAATGGCATCAGGTGAATATGCTTCAGTTAGTTCGCAAAAGGATACTGAAAAAGCTGTCGTTGAAAAAGAACGTGAGTTATTGAAGACTGATTTTGAAAGTGAGATTGATGCAGTAGCTAACTTCTATATCAACCGTGGAGTTACCAAAGCAACATCCTATAACATTGCAAAAGATTTAATGAAAAAGGATGCTTTGGGTACAGTTGTCAGAGTCAAATATGACTTGGAACTAGGACACTATATGAGTCCTTGGAACGCCGCTTTTTCATCACTAGTTGCCGCAGCTTCAGGTGGTATTTTCCCACTTGCTGCTATGACCTTGTTGCCAGTCGGCATGCAATGGCCTGGAACAATCTTAGCTGTTATTGCTTCAGTTGGATTGACTGGCTTTCTAAGTGCTAAATTAGGTGATGGTGAAGTCAAAACCGCCATTATCAGAAATATTATTGTTGGTATTATAACGATGATCATTCACTATTCTGTAGGTATTTTATTAAAATAA